The Sulfurospirillum halorespirans DSM 13726 genome has a window encoding:
- the trpB gene encoding tryptophan synthase subunit beta, whose amino-acid sequence MYIPRASKFDPDHNGHFGIFGGRYVPETLMPVLLELEKEYQSLRFNENFWSEVDHHMKDYVGRPSALYYAKNISQELGAKIYLKREDLNHTGAHKINNTIVQGLIAKKMGKKRVIAETGAGQHGVATATVAALLGLECEVFMGEKDVERQELNVFRMKLLGAKVHAVKSGSKTLKDAMNEAIRYWVTHARDTFYIIGTVAGPHPYPMMVRDFQAIIGYEAKAQILVKEKRLPDMVVACIGGGSNAMGIFSHFLGDEGVQCVGIEAGGHGIDTDKHGCSLAKGSPGVLHGQMSYLLQDDDGQILEAHSISAGLDYPGIGPEHAYLKELGVAKYDNITDQEALDAFVWLSRKEGIIPAFESAHAIAYLKKIPKDEIKNKIIIVNLSGRGDKDMVQAKSILNIG is encoded by the coding sequence ATGTACATTCCAAGAGCTTCTAAATTTGACCCTGATCACAACGGACACTTTGGCATTTTTGGAGGGCGCTATGTTCCTGAAACATTGATGCCTGTTCTTTTAGAGCTTGAAAAAGAGTATCAGAGCCTTCGTTTCAATGAAAATTTCTGGAGCGAAGTCGATCATCACATGAAAGATTATGTTGGACGTCCTTCAGCGCTTTATTATGCTAAAAATATCTCCCAAGAGTTGGGTGCTAAAATCTATCTCAAACGAGAAGACCTCAACCACACGGGTGCGCACAAGATCAACAACACGATTGTGCAAGGCTTGATTGCTAAAAAGATGGGTAAAAAACGTGTCATTGCAGAAACGGGTGCAGGGCAACACGGCGTGGCTACGGCAACCGTTGCCGCTTTGCTAGGTCTTGAATGTGAAGTTTTTATGGGTGAAAAAGATGTCGAGCGCCAAGAACTCAATGTCTTTCGTATGAAACTTTTGGGAGCGAAAGTACATGCCGTTAAAAGTGGCAGTAAAACCTTAAAAGATGCAATGAACGAAGCGATTCGCTACTGGGTAACGCATGCGCGTGACACATTTTACATCATTGGTACCGTTGCAGGGCCACATCCGTATCCTATGATGGTGCGTGATTTTCAAGCGATCATCGGCTATGAAGCCAAAGCGCAAATTTTGGTCAAAGAGAAACGCCTGCCTGATATGGTCGTGGCGTGTATCGGTGGTGGCAGTAATGCTATGGGTATTTTTAGCCACTTCTTAGGCGATGAGGGTGTTCAGTGTGTGGGCATCGAAGCAGGAGGTCATGGCATTGATACCGACAAACACGGCTGTTCACTTGCCAAAGGAAGCCCCGGTGTACTTCACGGGCAGATGAGTTACCTGCTTCAAGATGACGATGGGCAAATACTCGAAGCGCACTCCATCTCCGCAGGTCTGGATTACCCAGGCATTGGCCCTGAACATGCGTATCTTAAAGAGCTAGGTGTTGCAAAATACGATAATATCACCGATCAAGAAGCACTCGATGCGTTTGTTTGGTTGAGCCGTAAAGAGGGCATTATCCCTGCATTTGAAAGTGCGCATGCGATTGCGTATCTTAAAAAAATCCCTAAAGATGAGATCAAAAATAAAATTATTATCGTTAATCTCTCCGGTCGTGGGGATAAAGATATGGTACAAGCAAAATCTATTTTGAACATAGGATAA
- a CDS encoding adenine phosphoribosyltransferase encodes MSHLSEADKTYLSNSIREIEDFQKPGIKFKDITTLLGDAKAFHLLMDHLVERYENREIDYIAGIESRGFIFGSALAARLRTRFVPIRKPGKLPYTTISEKYSLEYGVDAVSIHIDAFTGAGKAKPKVLLIDDLIATGGTATAAVNLINKAGAECIEACFVINLTFLQGDLDIKKTTSVYSVLEVF; translated from the coding sequence ATGAGTCATTTAAGTGAAGCGGATAAAACGTATCTTTCAAATTCGATTCGTGAGATCGAAGATTTTCAAAAACCGGGCATTAAGTTCAAAGACATTACCACGCTTTTAGGCGATGCAAAAGCGTTTCATCTTTTGATGGATCATTTGGTTGAGCGCTACGAAAACAGAGAAATTGACTACATTGCAGGCATTGAAAGCCGTGGATTTATCTTTGGATCGGCACTTGCAGCGCGTCTTAGAACACGTTTTGTCCCGATTCGAAAACCCGGTAAACTTCCCTACACGACCATCAGCGAAAAATACTCACTCGAATACGGCGTCGATGCTGTCTCCATCCACATTGATGCGTTTACGGGTGCGGGAAAAGCAAAACCCAAAGTTCTTTTAATCGATGATCTTATCGCCACAGGAGGCACAGCCACTGCTGCGGTCAATCTTATCAACAAAGCAGGTGCTGAGTGTATTGAAGCCTGTTTTGTGATCAACCTTACGTTTTTACAAGGCGATCTTGACATCAAAAAAACAACCTCCGTTTACTCTGTTTTAGAGGTGTTTTAA
- a CDS encoding membrane protein, with amino-acid sequence MALDWVIATVLFSACVYLLIMVFYFKTLLRKEKRSNIVVKQTLNDAEVVIRKYQVQLQRSLGNIDILSDELKKVKNDLKSLRTRNSQYRMEGDKLRQHIKELEGKIEALL; translated from the coding sequence ATGGCACTTGATTGGGTTATAGCAACGGTACTTTTTTCCGCGTGTGTCTATTTGTTGATTATGGTGTTTTACTTCAAAACGCTGCTTCGCAAAGAGAAGCGTAGTAATATTGTCGTCAAACAAACCCTCAACGATGCCGAAGTGGTCATCCGCAAATATCAAGTCCAGTTACAACGCTCTTTGGGCAATATTGATATTTTAAGCGATGAGCTCAAAAAGGTCAAAAACGACCTCAAATCCCTTCGTACCCGTAACAGCCAATACCGAATGGAAGGCGATAAACTCCGTCAACACATTAAAGAGCTCGAAGGAAAGATCGAGGCACTCTTGTAA
- the rpiB gene encoding ribose 5-phosphate isomerase B, whose translation MKFFIATDHAGIAIKQDVIEMLQGMGHEVIDLGPFNTERVDYPDFAHALSLEVLKNSETQGILICGSGIGMSLAANKHVGIRAALCHDAYTAQMARAHNDANVLCFGQRVVGLGVIESMLNAWCATSFEGGRHAMRVEKLEL comes from the coding sequence TTGAAGTTTTTTATTGCAACCGATCATGCAGGCATTGCCATCAAACAAGATGTCATTGAGATGCTCCAAGGCATGGGGCACGAAGTCATTGATCTTGGACCTTTTAACACAGAACGTGTCGATTACCCTGATTTCGCACATGCCCTTAGTCTTGAAGTGCTCAAAAACAGTGAAACACAGGGTATTTTGATCTGTGGTTCAGGCATTGGTATGAGTTTGGCAGCCAACAAACATGTGGGTATTCGAGCCGCCTTGTGTCATGATGCGTACACAGCACAGATGGCACGCGCGCACAACGATGCCAACGTGCTCTGCTTTGGACAACGTGTTGTGGGACTCGGTGTCATTGAGTCGATGCTCAACGCATGGTGTGCTACCTCATTTGAGGGCGGAAGACATGCGATGCGTGTTGAAAAGTTAGAGCTGTAG
- a CDS encoding site-2 protease family protein, with the protein MEELKIIEITATILALMIAIIGHEIMHGYVAYRYGDTTAKNQGRLSINPIVHVDLVGTIIVPAVLFFSGAPFMFGWAKPVPIFIPTVVRNGGYKAAIHVSLAGIAYNFTLALVCSGILSFLPDLREANSFIEVFLIFFLIQSMIYNVVLGIFNLYPIPPLDGSHALTYLGLIMGWTALVRLYESMERYGMVILILFIATPLSHYFFLPIRYVIGWLY; encoded by the coding sequence ATGGAAGAGCTTAAAATTATTGAGATCACAGCAACGATTCTCGCCCTAATGATCGCAATTATTGGGCATGAGATCATGCACGGATATGTAGCGTATCGTTATGGTGACACCACGGCTAAAAACCAAGGACGATTGAGCATTAACCCCATCGTTCATGTCGATCTTGTAGGAACCATCATCGTGCCTGCGGTGCTTTTTTTCAGTGGCGCTCCGTTTATGTTTGGCTGGGCGAAGCCGGTGCCGATTTTTATTCCTACGGTTGTTCGCAATGGTGGGTACAAAGCGGCAATTCACGTCTCACTTGCAGGCATTGCCTACAACTTTACCCTCGCCCTTGTGTGCTCAGGCATTTTAAGCTTTTTACCAGATCTTAGGGAAGCCAATAGTTTTATCGAAGTCTTTCTCATCTTTTTCCTCATCCAATCCATGATTTACAATGTCGTTTTAGGCATTTTCAACCTCTACCCGATTCCACCTCTCGATGGTTCTCACGCCCTTACTTATTTGGGTCTGATTATGGGATGGACGGCTTTGGTTCGCTTGTATGAATCCATGGAGCGTTATGGTATGGTGATCTTGATTCTCTTCATTGCCACACCGCTTTCACACTACTTTTTTCTGCCTATTCGCTACGTTATTGGATGGTTGTATTAA
- the lepB gene encoding signal peptidase I: MKKFLNRFYTFSNSWTGTIVIVLFVIFFVAQAFVIPSGSMIKTLLIGDHLFVKKFSYGVATPHLPWLEIPVFPDLKGNGHIIEGDRPQRGDIVVFRYPKDEKVHYVKRCVATENDEILFQEKNLYIHFSEGDEYIKANYPAEKIKTIAGKLWVNNPYIEKFHGIHYDDAINLFQQMTLHLSANQLAMKPAQVQELPSLSGYGFNAFYTKVEKDNYFMMGDNRDHSNDSRFWGSVPYKLIVGKPWFIYFSWDDEYKIRWNRIGRFIETMQYDESFF, translated from the coding sequence ATGAAAAAATTTCTCAACCGTTTTTATACCTTCTCCAACAGCTGGACGGGTACGATTGTTATTGTCCTTTTTGTCATCTTTTTTGTCGCACAAGCTTTTGTGATTCCCAGTGGTTCGATGATCAAAACATTGCTCATAGGAGATCATCTCTTTGTCAAAAAATTCTCTTATGGCGTCGCAACACCGCACCTTCCGTGGCTTGAAATCCCTGTTTTTCCTGATCTAAAAGGCAATGGACACATCATCGAAGGTGATCGACCACAGCGTGGTGACATCGTTGTGTTTCGCTACCCCAAAGATGAAAAAGTGCATTATGTCAAACGATGTGTTGCCACAGAAAATGATGAAATTCTTTTCCAAGAGAAAAATCTTTACATCCATTTTAGTGAGGGTGATGAATACATCAAAGCCAACTATCCTGCGGAAAAAATTAAAACGATTGCAGGCAAACTTTGGGTCAATAACCCTTACATTGAAAAATTTCATGGCATTCACTACGATGATGCCATCAATCTTTTTCAACAAATGACCCTGCATTTAAGCGCCAATCAGTTGGCGATGAAACCTGCCCAAGTGCAAGAGCTTCCAAGTCTCTCAGGGTATGGCTTTAACGCTTTTTATACGAAAGTGGAAAAAGACAACTACTTTATGATGGGTGATAACCGCGATCACTCCAATGACAGCCGTTTTTGGGGCAGTGTGCCGTACAAACTCATCGTTGGAAAACCTTGGTTTATCTATTTTTCATGGGATGATGAGTATAAAATCAGATGGAACCGCATCGGTCGTTTTATTGAGACGATGCAGTACGATGAGAGCTTTTTCTAA
- the folD gene encoding bifunctional methylenetetrahydrofolate dehydrogenase/methenyltetrahydrofolate cyclohydrolase FolD, with amino-acid sequence MQILDGKALSDQIKIELKTKSDTLNLKGITPGLAVILVGDDAASQTYVKMKEKACDAAGVYSIIHKMPTTISQEKILETIMMINNNPNIDGVLVQLPLPKHVDTTKIIEAIDPKKDVDGFHPFNVGRLVAGLDSFVPCTPLGVMRLLAHYNIDPKGLDACVVGASNIVGKPMMNLLLNAGATVDICHIFTKDLKAHTQKADLVIVGVGKQNLITADMVKEGAIVIDIGINKTQEGRLVGDVDYENVAPKCSYITPVPGGVGPMTIAMLLENTIKAATQRL; translated from the coding sequence ATGCAAATCCTCGATGGAAAAGCACTGTCAGATCAAATCAAAATTGAACTCAAAACAAAGAGTGATACACTCAATCTTAAAGGCATCACACCAGGCCTTGCCGTGATTTTAGTCGGTGATGATGCTGCGAGTCAAACGTACGTTAAAATGAAAGAAAAAGCGTGTGATGCTGCGGGTGTTTACTCTATCATTCACAAAATGCCAACGACCATTTCGCAAGAGAAGATTTTAGAAACCATTATGATGATTAACAATAACCCAAACATCGATGGCGTTTTGGTGCAACTTCCGCTTCCAAAACATGTGGATACGACGAAAATTATCGAGGCGATTGACCCTAAAAAAGATGTCGATGGTTTTCACCCTTTCAATGTGGGTCGTTTAGTCGCAGGACTGGACAGTTTTGTTCCTTGCACGCCACTGGGTGTTATGCGTCTTTTGGCGCACTACAACATCGACCCAAAAGGGTTAGATGCCTGTGTCGTGGGTGCGAGTAATATCGTCGGAAAACCGATGATGAACCTGCTTTTAAATGCAGGTGCTACCGTTGACATCTGCCATATCTTCACCAAAGATCTCAAAGCGCATACTCAAAAAGCAGACCTTGTGATCGTGGGTGTGGGCAAGCAAAATCTTATTACCGCAGATATGGTCAAAGAGGGTGCGATTGTCATTGACATCGGGATCAATAAAACGCAAGAAGGACGATTGGTCGGCGATGTGGATTATGAAAATGTCGCACCCAAATGCTCTTACATTACACCCGTTCCAGGCGGTGTGGGACCTATGACCATTGCGATGCTACTCGAAAATACCATTAAAGCTGCTACTCAGCGTTTATAA
- a CDS encoding c-type cytochrome encodes MTRFWLTCNVVLLLAITPLFSEDFITKMEYAKMLYSNPRGIGCNKCHGEKGEGSVIAQYQNRGKTIVLEAPNLTTVSKERFFQALTSQHKVMPTYFLTWQEIDSLYYFVSSEVKK; translated from the coding sequence TTGACGCGATTTTGGCTTACATGTAACGTGGTACTACTCCTAGCAATAACACCACTGTTTAGCGAAGATTTTATCACCAAAATGGAGTATGCAAAAATGCTCTATTCCAATCCTAGAGGCATTGGCTGTAACAAGTGCCATGGCGAAAAAGGTGAGGGTTCTGTGATCGCGCAATACCAAAACAGAGGCAAAACCATTGTCCTCGAAGCTCCCAATCTTACGACCGTTTCCAAAGAGCGATTTTTCCAAGCGCTCACAAGCCAGCATAAAGTGATGCCAACCTACTTTTTAACATGGCAAGAGATCGACAGTTTGTACTACTTCGTCTCAAGCGAAGTGAAAAAGTAG
- the hemL gene encoding glutamate-1-semialdehyde 2,1-aminomutase has protein sequence MHYDKSIKAYEKAQNVIPGGVDSPVRAFKSVGGTPLFIKKGEGAYLIDLDNNRYVDYVQSWGPLIFGHANKTIEKAVIKAVKKGLSFGAPTKAETKLASLICSLFPEMDKVRFVSSGTEAVMSAIRLARGFTCKDDIIKFEGCYHGHSDSLLVQAGSGAVTFGCPSSPGVPADLTKHTLLAKYNDIKSVKECFKNSKNIACIIIEPIAGNMGFVPADPKFLQELRTLCDKHGALLIFDEVMSGFRASLKGAQGIYETVPDLVTFGKVIGGGMPVGAFGGRAEIMDNLSPDGPVYQAGTLSGNPVAMAAGLASLEQIFKDETLHVRLEKKAKRLVEGLKDAAEVSGITLQVNAIGSMFGFFFNDKPVKNFDDALKSNTQCFAAFHQGMLREGFYFACSQFETGFISDAMSDAMIEETIEAAIKVFEEIA, from the coding sequence ATGCACTATGATAAAAGCATTAAAGCGTATGAAAAAGCTCAAAATGTGATCCCTGGTGGTGTTGATTCTCCTGTACGAGCGTTTAAAAGTGTGGGTGGAACACCGTTGTTTATCAAAAAAGGCGAGGGCGCTTATCTGATCGATCTGGACAATAATCGCTATGTCGATTACGTTCAAAGTTGGGGTCCATTGATCTTTGGACATGCCAATAAAACCATCGAAAAAGCGGTCATCAAAGCAGTGAAAAAAGGACTGAGCTTTGGCGCTCCAACCAAAGCCGAAACCAAGCTTGCAAGCCTTATCTGTTCGCTCTTTCCTGAGATGGACAAAGTCCGTTTTGTGAGCAGTGGAACTGAGGCGGTTATGAGTGCGATTCGTCTTGCGCGAGGCTTTACATGTAAAGATGACATTATCAAATTTGAAGGGTGTTACCATGGACACAGCGACTCGCTTTTAGTCCAAGCAGGAAGTGGTGCCGTGACCTTTGGATGTCCTAGTTCTCCAGGTGTGCCTGCGGATCTTACGAAGCATACGTTACTTGCCAAATACAATGACATCAAAAGTGTTAAAGAGTGTTTTAAAAACTCTAAAAATATCGCGTGTATCATCATCGAGCCGATTGCGGGCAATATGGGTTTTGTCCCTGCCGATCCAAAATTTTTGCAAGAGCTCAGAACGCTATGTGACAAACACGGAGCTTTGCTTATTTTTGATGAGGTTATGAGCGGATTTAGAGCAAGCCTTAAAGGGGCGCAAGGCATTTATGAAACCGTGCCAGACTTAGTGACGTTTGGAAAAGTCATCGGTGGCGGTATGCCTGTGGGTGCCTTTGGTGGACGCGCTGAAATTATGGATAACCTCTCCCCTGATGGTCCTGTGTACCAAGCAGGTACACTCAGTGGCAATCCTGTGGCGATGGCGGCAGGACTGGCTTCTTTGGAGCAAATATTCAAAGATGAAACCTTACATGTAAGATTGGAAAAGAAAGCAAAAAGGCTTGTTGAAGGGCTCAAAGATGCGGCAGAAGTATCGGGGATTACGCTTCAAGTGAATGCCATTGGTTCGATGTTTGGCTTCTTCTTTAACGATAAACCTGTGAAAAATTTTGACGATGCGCTGAAGAGCAATACGCAGTGTTTTGCCGCCTTTCATCAAGGTATGCTGAGAGAGGGTTTTTACTTTGCCTGCTCGCAGTTTGAAACAGGCTTTATTTCCGATGCCATGAGCGATGCGATGATCGAAGAGACCATTGAAGCAGCGATTAAAGTTTTTGAAGAGATTGCATGA
- a CDS encoding AtpZ/AtpI family protein, giving the protein MSEEKKPKYGKLIEGAEQLSLGISIVVAVLIGIGVGMLMSNWFNTPWLLWVGVSWGIGGAILNVYKAYKKNVASLDELKDAVRYKKYQQPKDDDEDDDDK; this is encoded by the coding sequence ATGAGCGAAGAGAAAAAACCAAAATACGGCAAACTGATCGAAGGGGCGGAACAGCTCTCTTTGGGTATTTCCATTGTGGTAGCTGTGCTCATCGGTATTGGTGTGGGAATGCTCATGAGCAATTGGTTCAACACACCGTGGCTTTTATGGGTCGGCGTTTCATGGGGTATTGGTGGCGCGATCCTCAATGTCTATAAAGCGTATAAAAAAAATGTGGCGTCACTGGATGAACTCAAAGATGCTGTGCGCTATAAAAAATACCAACAACCTAAAGACGATGATGAAGATGACGACGACAAGTAG